The genomic stretch AAGCCCTCTATGGCGGTGCCTATTACGATACGCAGAGCATGGAGAATTTGCTGAAAGCCGAATGCCTGCTTGCCTCTCGCATGAACGGGCAACAGCTTCCAGCGGTGTACGGCGCTCCGCTGAGACTACGGGTTGAGAATCAACTGGGCTACAAGATGGTTAAATGGATCGAGCGTATTGAGTTCATCCAGTCGGAGAAGCATCTCGGCCAGGGAGAAGGCGGGAAAAATGAGGATGACGAATATTTTGATCTTCTGCCTAACATCTGACAGAGCATTCTGTGACGGAGCATTCCTGGATGACGGGCGATACGGATGTTATTGCGGGCCTGGCCGTGGGAGGATCTGCCCTGGTCAACGTTGAACATTACGTTCCGTAACAGCTTTCGTCAGAAGTATTTGAGTTGGTTTTTGGATTCAGCAGAATGCCCCTGGTGGAATCCGAAGGCGTGTGTAATGCTGACCGATTCCGTCCCTGGCCACCATAAAATTTGCCAAGTTGAATATCTACTGCGCTTGGGATGAGCGCAGAACGCCGCACAGTGCGAGCAACGCGCCAGAAGCGTAGTCCTTAGATAGTCACCAGGCAAGAATCGGACGCTTAACATTTCTTTACCACCTTGCGCCATACCCATCTTGAGAGCTGCCCGTCTAACTGATAAAGTAAGTATTCACTTACTTCATAAATCTCTTTCATGCCTGTACGCCTTTCATCTCTCGACCGCCGACGCCAGATATTGCGCACTGCCTCCGGCATTTTTGCGCGCAGGGGTTATCGCGGCACCACAACGCGGGAGATCGCCGAGCGCGCCGGTATTAATGAAGCGCTGCTGTTTCGCCATTTTCCCAGCAAGGAAAAACTTTACTGGACGCTGATTGAGGAGCTGTGCAGCGCCCGCGGACGCCGCCGCAACGTCAGCAACATTCTTGAGGCCGGCGGCACCGACCTGGAGATTTTTACCGCCATTGCGCGCGAAATGCTGGTGCGCAACGCACGCGACACGGAGCTAACCCGCCTGCTCTGGTTTACCGCGCTGGAAAGCCACACGCTATCGCAAAGGTTCTTCCGCACCTTTATCGCCGTCTATTACGAAGAGCTGGCGGCTTATATCCGGCGGCGTGTGCGTGAAGGCGCGTTTCGCAATGTCGATCCCCTGCTATCAGCCCGCGGGTTCCTTGGCATGGTGGTCTATCACTTTCTGGTGCAGGAGCTTTTTGGGGCCAGAAAGTTCCAGAAGTTTGATCCTGAAACGGTGGCGGCCACGCTGGCGGGAATCTGGCTGAACGGAATGCAGAGTGGCGCTGCGCACGTGAATTCAAATGGCGTAGCTCATGCACGTTCAAACGGCCATAACGGAAATCAGGCTCGCGCAGGAAAAAGATCCAACAATGAAAACTAGAGACTACATTCTTCAAACATTACTGGCGGCGCTTCTGCTGCTGGCCGCTGGCTGCTCCAACAAAGATGCGGTGCAGGCAGCCAAGCCGCAACAGGCGGCAGGCGCTCCGGTGCGCGTGGCCATGGTCGCATCGCGCACCATGCCGGTTGAGTTGCAGGCCATCGGCAACGTTGAGGCCATCTCCGCCGTGACCATTAAGGCCCAGATTTCCGGGCAGCTGATGCGCGTGCATTTCAAGGAAGGCGACTTCGTCAAGAAAGGCCAGCTGCTTTTCACCATTGATCGCCAGCCGTTTGAAGCTGCACTGCGCCAGGCTGAAGGCACTCTGGCCAAGGATGAAGCGCAGGCGCTTAATTCCAAGCTTGACGCGGAGCGCTACCAGGGTCTGGGCAAGCAGGGCATCGTTTCGAAGCAGCAAGTGGACGCCGCAGGAGCTGCCGCGAACGCCATGGCTGCCACGGTCGCCGCCGACAAAGCGGCTGTTGAGACAGCAAAAATCAATTTGGAATATACGTCGATCTATTCACCCATCAACGGACGCACGGGAAGCGTGGGCGTGAAGGAAGGCAATCTGGTCAAAGCCAATGACGTGCCGATACTGGTGACCATCAACCAGATTGAACCGATCTATGTGAGCTTCTCCATTCCGGAACAGCAACTGGCGGAGTTGAAGCAATATTCCAATGCTAAAAGCCTGAAAGTTGACGCAGCGCCGCAAGGCAGCTCGCAGCACTTCCAAGGCAGGCTTACGTTTATCGATAGCTCAGTGGACCTGACGACCGGCACGATCAAGCTAAAAGCTACGTTTGATAACGTAGCGCACGTGCTCTGGCCGGGACAATTTGCCGACGTAACGCTGACACTGAAATCACAGCCGAACGCTATTGTGGTCCCGACTGCAGCGCTGCAAACCAGCCAGAACGGCACATACGTATATGTGGTGGATCAAGACCTGACGGCGAAGCAACAAGCGGTAAAAGTGGGCTGGAATGTTGGCGAGGACACCGTAATTGCTTCCGGCTTGCAGCCGGGGCAGCGCGTTGTGACCGATGGCCAATTGCGCCTGACGCCCGGCGCCAAAGTCGACATTAAGAGCGGATCGTAATATGAATACACAGTTATTTATCCGGCGGCCCATTACTACCACGCTGATCATGGCGGCGATCCTGATCTTTGGCGTGTTCGCTTATCGGCTGTTGCCGGTCAGCGATCTGCCCAATGTTGACTTCCCCACCATCCAGGTAAGTGCCACGCTACCCGGAGCCAGCCCTGAAACGATGGCTGCTGCCGTGGCGCTGCCGCTGGAAAAACAATTTTCCACCATCGCCGGCCTTGATTCGATGACGTCATCAAGCGCGCTGGGAGGCACCAGCATCACGCTGCAGTTTACGCTTGACCGCAACATTGATGCTGCCGCGCAGGACGTGCAGGCCATGATCGCCAAAACGGCCTCACAGCTTCCGCCGGAACTGCCCTCGCCTCCGTCATACCAAAAAGTAAATCCTGCCGACCAGCCGGTGCTCTATCTTGCGCTGGCCTCGCCCAACATGCGCCTTTCTGACGTGGACGAGTCTGCGGAAACAACCGTAGCGCAGCGCCTTTCCATGGTAAGCGGCGTAGCGCAAGTACAGGTGTTTGGCACGCAGAAATATGCGGTGCGGGCGCAGCTTGATCCGCGCGCATTGGCGGCGCGGCAGATCGGCATTGATGAAGTTGCCAGCGCCATCACCAACGCCAACGTCAACCTGCCCACGGGAACTTTGTTTGGCCATTCCACTTCATACACGGTGCAGGCCACCGGACAGCTGCTTGAGGCCAAGTCATATAAGCCGCTAATTGTGGCATATCGCAACGGTTCGCCCGTGCGTCTTGACGAAGTCGGGCATGTGTTTGACAGCGTGGAAAACGACAAGACAGCAAGCTGGTTCAGCGGCGACCGTGCCATTGTGCTGGCAATCCAGCGGCAACCCGGAACCAACACAGTTGAAGTTGTTGACAGCATCAAGCGGTTGCTGCCGCAGATGCAACAGCAGATGCCTGCTGGAATCAAGCTGAACATTTTGTATGACCGCTCGGTTTCCATCCGCAATTCCGTTAACGACGTAAAGTTCACGCTGCTGCTGACCATCGCCCTGGTAGTGATGGTGATCTTTCTTTTCCTGCGCAACATTTCCGCGACGATCATTCCCAGCCTGGCGCTGCCCATGTCGATTGTGGGCACGTTCTCCGCGATGTACCTGCTGGGCTACAGCCTGGACAATCTTTCACTGATGGCGCTCACGCTCACCGTCGGCTTTGTGGTGGATGACGCGATTGTGATGCTGGAAAACATTGTTCGCCACATGGAGATGGGCAAGCCTCCGTACCAGGCAGCCGTGGAAGGTGCGCGCGAGATTGGCTTCACCATTATTTCCATGACCATCTCGCTCGCCGCCGTCTTTATTCCTGTGCTGTTCATGGGCGGAATCATCGGACGGCTGCTGCATGAATTTGCCGTCACCATCGGCGTGGCGATTCTTGTTTCCGGTTTCGTTTCTTTGACTCTCACTCCCATGTTGTGCAGCCGTTTTCTGCGCAACACTCATAACGATCGGCACGGCTACCTCTACCAGAAGAGCGAAGCTGTTTTTGACGCCATGCTCCACGGCTATGAATGGAGCCTGAAAAAAGTCATGGCGCATCCGCGCATTACCATGGCCCTGTCGCTGGTGATTCTTGTGGCCACGGCGTTTCTGTACATGGATATCCCCAAGGGCTTTCTGCCCAGTGAAGATCAGGGCCAGCTCTTTGCTTTTACTGAAGGCATTCAGGGCATCTCGTTTGAAGACATGATGCGCCACCAGCAGGAGGCGGCAAAGATCGTCGGCCAGAGTCCTTACGTTGCGAATTACATGTCCACCGTGGGCGGAGGCGGCGTAAATGCCGCGCTTAACTCCGGACGCATCTTTGCCCGGCTCACCGATCGCAAGACGCGGCCTCATGTCGATAAGATCATTGAAGAGCTGCGGCCCAAGCTGGCGCAGATACCGGGCATTAATGTCTATCTGCAAAATCTCCCTCCCATCCGAATTGGCGGCGCGCTTACCAAAAGCCAGTACCAGTTCACGCTGCAAAGCCCGGACACCAACGAGCTTTATCAATATGCGCCGCTGCTGGAGCAAAAGCTGCGCGGCATTGCACAATTGCAGGACGTGACCAGCGACCTGCAGATCAAGAACCCGCAAGTTACGGTAAGCATCAATCGCGACAAAGCCGCGGCGCTCAACGTTGATCCACGCACGCTGGAAGACGCTCTTTACAGCGCTTACGGCGCGCGCCAGATTTCAACAATCTACGCGCCCAACAACCAGTACAAAGTCATCATGGAACTGGAGCCGCAATACGCGCTCGATCCATCCGCGCTCGGCATGCTTTATGTCCATTCCAAGACCGGACAGCTTGTGCCCATGAGCGCGCTGGCCAGCTTCAAAAAAGAAGTGGGGCCGCTCACGGTGAATCACCTGGGACAGCTTCCTGCCGTCACCGTAAGCTTTAACCTGAAGCCGGGCGTTGCGCTGGGTGACGCCATTACCGCCGTGAACAGCGCGGCCGCGCAGATTCTCCCGTCCACCATCACCACCAGCCTGCAGGGCACAGCGCAGGCATTTCAATCGTCGTTCGCCGGTTTGGGCGTGCTGCTCATGATGGCCATCCTGGTCATCTACATCGTGCTGGGAATTCTGTACGAAAGCTTCATCCATCCCATCACCATTCTTTCCGGCTTGCCTTCCGCAGGCGTGGGCGCTCTGCTCACGCTCAAACTTTTTCACACCGAGCTAAGCATTTACGCGTTCGTCGGCGTGATCATGCTCGTTGGCCTGGTAAAGAAAAACGCCATCATGATGATCGACTTCGCGCTCGACGCGCAGCGTGAAGAAGGCAAGAGCGCCATGGAAGCCATCTACCAGGGCGCGCTCGTCCGCTTCCGTCCGATCATGATGACCACCATGGCCGCGCTGATGGGCACCTTGCCAATCGCAATGGGCTTTGGCGCCGGCGCCGAATCACGCCGTCCGCTGGGCCTGGCCGTGGTCGGCGGATTGATCTTCTCGCAAACGCTCACGCTCTACATCACGCCGATCTACTACGTCTATCTCGACAAGCTTGGCCCGGGCCTGAAAAAACTTTTCGGCGGCAAGAAGACAACCAAGCGCGTGCAAGAACGCGAACTGGAAGCGGTGGGCGGATAATTTCCCAAGTCTCGACCCTGAACTTGCCGGAGGGGAGAGATCCCTATAGCAAGAAACCTCTCCGCTCTTCCCAACTATCGGTCCGACTTGCGACGTTTATGTAGCAACGCCGCCCTCCGCTGCGTTTCCCATTTCCCGGCCACGGCCAATCACCAGATCCTCACCCTATCGTGCGGCGCAAGATAAAGTTTCTGTCCGGGCTTTACCTTGAATGCGTCATACCAGGCGTCAATGTTGCGCACGGTGGCAGCGCGGTATTGACCCGGAGAATGCGAGTCGCCCATCACTTGCGCGCGCAACGCGGCATCACGCACTTTCGATCCGTAATCCTGCGCAAATGCGATAAAGAATTGCTGGTCGCCCGTGAAGCCCTGTTGCTCTGGTCCTGGCTTGCCGCCATGCGCTGCGCGATAGCCGTCATAAGAAGCCGCGATGCCCGCAACGTCGGCAATATTTTCCGCCAGCGTCTGCTTGCCGTTGATTGAAAGGTCTGGGAACGGCTTGTACGTGTCATACTGCGCGGCCAGCTTCGCCGTCGCAGCGTTGAAGTGTTCAAGATCAGATTCCGTCCACCAGTTGCGCACGCGGCCCTTTGAGTCAAACGCGGAGCCTTCACTATCAAACGTATGGCTGATCTCGTGGCCAATCACCGTGCCAATTGCGCCATAGTTCACCGCGTCCGGGGCCTTGGGATCAAAAAACGGCGGTTGCAGAATCGCCGCCGGAAAGTTGAGCCCATTCTGCAACGGCAGATTCACGGCATTCACCGTCTGTGGTGACATGGACCACTCTTTGCGGTCCACCTGCGCGCCCAGCCGCCCAACTTCACGGTGATATTCAAACAAGCCGCCGCGCCAGAGATTGCCAAACATGTCATCGGCCTTTACTTCAAAACCGGAGTAGTCATGCCAGTGCTCCGGATATCCAATGCCCACATAAAGACTTTTGAGCTTCTCCAGTGCTTCAGCTTTGGTGGCCGGGGCCATCCAGGGCAGCGCTTCAACCCGCTTGCGGAAAGCCGCAGTAATATTTGCGACCATCTCTTGCGCTTTTGCCTTGGCTTCCGGCGGGAAAAAACGTTCTGCATAAATTTTTCCCACCGCATCACCCAGCCAGCGGTCCACCACGGCCACGCCGCGTTGCCAGCGCGGCCTCTGTTGCGGCGTGCCGAACAGCGTCTTGCCAAAGAATGCGAAGCTCTCATCGGCCAGGGCCTTGGGCAATACGGCGGCATAATCTTCTATCAGGTGATACGCCAGCCAGTCCTTCCACGTTTCCAGCGGAACGGAAGCCACCAGCGCCGATTCTCCCGTAAACGCCGTAGGCTGCCACACGGTAAACTCCGCCTGCTTGCTCAGCCCTGCTCCGCGGAAATACTCTTCCCACTCTAGTCCTGGTGCCTTCGCTGCAAAGTCCGCTTGCTTCCACGTGTTGTTTGCTTTGTGGATGTCGTCATTCTCCGCCAGGCTGAGGTGTTTTTCCGCAATGGCATGTTCCAGGTCAAAGATCCGCTTGGCGCGCGCGTCCGTGTCGTCAAAGCCGGTAAGCTTCAGCATGGCCGCCATGTGGGCCAGATATTTTGTGCGGGCATCGCGCATGCTTGCCGCGTCAGAAAGGTAATACTCGCGGTCCGGCAGCACGAGTCCGCCCTGAAGCAGATAAGCGGCATAGTGCTCTGAGTCATTGAATCCGGGAGCCACCCAAAGCCCAAACAGGTTCGACGTATGAAAGTTGGTGTTGTTCAGCGCGTCCACGTCAGCGCGTAGCGTCTCTCCCAGCGCATGCGCCAGCTCGTGCTTGTCTTTAATGGCCGCAATCGCCTCCAGATGCGGCTTCAGCGGCGTCAGCCCCTTGGCTTCAATGCCCGCTTCATCCATGTACGCGTTGTAGAGATCCGCAATCTGGCGACCAGCGATCTTGCGACTATCCGAGCCCGCCGCGGCTTTCTGCTTTGCGGCCTCTTCAATAATCGCGGCCGTGCGCTTGTTCGTCAGGTCCGCCAGCGCTGTAAACACGCCCACGCCGGGGCGGTCCGGCGGGATTACCGTTCTCTTGATCCACTCACCGTTGGCGTAATGGTAAAAATCATCGCCCGGCTGCACTGAGCGGTCGATGTTCGCTACCGCAATGCCGTGGACTGGTTTTGCGGGAACATCGGCGCTTGCGGGAGCATACGCCCACGCAAAAACAAAGCCGAGCGAGAGAACGACGAGGATGCACACCGCAGCGCGCGCAGCGGAGAGGATTTTAGTTCTCGATTTCATAAGATAAATAAGGCTCCGAAGTATCTCTTAATGTAAGACGTATGGCAAAAAGAGAAGGTAGCACGGCGATCCCTATGGTCTGCTTCATCTCTGTTTGATCCATGGTGTTTTGCTCTTCCGATCCTGAGCTGTTCTCCATGTCTCTGTGCCTCCTGTGGTAGGTTTGCTTTTCCGATCTCGGCGATTACGCGCGATGTCGGCGATCCAAAAGAGGGTAGCACGCGCTAATCCTATCTCCCCCTCAACACCATTGAAGCTTTCTCCAGCTTCTGCAACAACCCACCTGCATAATCCTCGTCGATCCGGTCTTGCACCAGAGCCTGCGTCACATCGCTAATGGCTCGCCGTACCGTCGCCAGGTCCACCAGCGGAGGCAGCGTATATTGCGCCCGCCACCGCCGCTCCATGTCCGCCCGTTCCTGGTGCTTGTAGCAGACGTCGGCGTCTTTCATCGCCGGGGCTTTGCACTGCTGCCCATTCTTGCGGAACCGCTGGCAACGCCGATAGTAGCCGTACCGGGCTTCAACAACCTGGCCCTGCAGAGCTTCGCCTTGACCTTGACCGCCAGCACTCGTGTCTTCCATCGTCTATGCCTTCCACTGATAGCTTTCCGATCACGGGGATCACGGCGACCCCCCAATTCCGCATGGCCCGGCCCGTATCCGCCAACTAGGCTTCCAAAGGACTTATATGGGCCATCCCAGAGCCTATTCCCCTGCCCCACCCCGGTACCCCTCAATTAGGATTCCAAAAGAGTTAGCGCCCTACATCCCACTGTCATCCCATCGGCCACGCCATAGATGAGTCCGGCATCGGCTAGAGATCAGGCGATGATACTTCACTTTTTGTTTGCTGTCAACCGTTAAATTATTTGTGCGTAACAATTTATCAGCGGAGCCCCGCTGATACTGCCCCAGAGCCGAAGTGGAGCGGCTCACAAGAACAGCGTCATAGCACGATCTTGCTCTTTAAGATTAAGGACAATCTGAATGCAGGGACGGCCTTGCGCGCGCTGATGCCCAGCTGGCCAGACGATCCCGATGTAGAAGCAGCCTTTTCAGCAGCAGCAATCGTGTTCTTCAGGCAAAATGTCGAGTTAACGCATATGTCAGATCTACAGGAAGTTCTCACCACAACAGCGCTAGTGTGGCATCTCTGAAATAACTCGACAATGCATGCAATAAACAAATCATTGTGGACCGCAGCCCCCCTCAGCTGCGCGGAATAATCTTTTGGGCAAGCAAGTATCGGGCCAACTCTTTGTAAAGTATTTGTGAGACACCACACTAGCCTCATTCTGACTGGACCCTCAATATAATCGTTACAATAGGTTCTCTCGCTCCGCTCGAGATTCAGAAAAATGGACAACAAAGCCATCGCGAACATTTTTTATGAAACCGCCGATCTGATGAAGGTCGCCAATGAAGACGGCTTTCGCATTCGCTCGTATGAACGCGCGGCAGAGGCGCTGGAAGGCTGGCCGCAACAGGTTTCGACGATGGCGGATAAAGAACTGCTGGAGATTCCTGGAATCGGAAAAAGCATGGCGGCGAACATCCGCCAGCTGAACACGACCGGCAAGCTGAGCATGCATGAAGAGATGTTGCAGAAGTTCCGCCCGTCGATGCTGGAGCTGCTCAAGATTTCCGGGCTGGGTCCGAAGACCATCGCGCTGATCTGGGACGCCTTCCAGATTTGCGACGTTGAAGGCGTGGCCAAGCTCGCCAGCGAAGGCAAGCTGCGCACGCTGCCGCGCCTGAGCGAAAAATCCGAACAGAAAATATTGAAGTCGATTGAGAATTACCGGCAACTCACAGGACGCTTTCTGCTGAATACGGCCGACGAAGTCGCTACCAAGATGACGGAATTTCTTGCTGGGCTGCCGGGCGTGGAGAAAGTTACACCGGCGGGATCGCTGCGTCGCGGTCGTGAAACTGTAGGCGATCTTGATCTGCTGGTAACAGGGAAGTGCTGCGATACGGATTCACAGCGCAACGCGGTCATTGATCGGATCGTGAGCTTCCCGGGGATTCTTGATGTGCTGGCCAAGGGCGATAACAAAGTGAGCTTTAAGCTGCGCAGCGGCATGCAGGTGGATGTGCGCCTGCTTCCGCCGGACTCTTTTGGCGCCGCAATGCAATACTTTACCGGCTCCAAGAACCATAACGTTCAACTGCGCCAGCGCGCAATCAAGCAAGGCTACACGCTCAATGAATACGGGCTTGTGCGCGTGGAAGACAACAAGCGCGTCGCGGGCAAGACTGAAGAAGAAATTTACAAAAAGCTTGGCCTGAAGTTTATTCCGCCGGAGCTGCGCGAGGATTGCGGCGAAATACAGGCCGCGGCGGAGGACACGCTGCCCGAGTTGATCACGCAGGCTGATATCCAGGGCGACGTGCACATGCATACCGTCGAGACAGATGGCAAATGCACGATTGAGGAGATGGCGCTGGCGGCGCGGGAGCGCGGCTATAAATACATGGCCATCACTGACCACTCCAAGAACCTGGCATTCGCCAACGGCTTAGATGACAAACGCGCCGAAGCGCACATCAAGAAGATACGCGCGGCATCAAAAGCGATTGACGGAATCACGATCTTTGCCGGCATTGAAGTGGACATACTGGCCGATGGCGAACTTGATCTTTCCGACTCCGTGCTCGAGCAGATGGATATTGTGATCGCCAGCGTGCATTCCCACTTCAACCAGGAGCCGGCACAGATGACCGACCGCCTGCTGCGCGTGATTGATAACCCCAACACGTCATTGATGGGACATCCCACCGGTCGAATGTTGCTTCGGCGTGAAGGCTTCAGCTTTGACTATGACAAAGTGTTTACCGCCGCCGCCAAGGCGGGCGTGGCGATGGAGCAGAACGCATATCCTGACCGGCTTGATTTGCGGGACCAGCATCTGCGGATGGCCAAGGCAAAGGGCGTGAAATTTATCATTAATACTGACGCGCATCACACGTCGCACATGGAGAAGATTCGCTATGGCATCTTGCAGCTTCGCCGCGCATGGCTGACGAAACAGGACGTGTTGAACACGCTGCCGACGGCCGAGTTCGCAAAGATCGTGCGGCGCGGCAGGCCGGTGCTGGCGGAGATTGCTTAACTCGACGGCTTCTCTATCTTGCGCCAGCCGTGATTTCAGCATCTCACAAGAGTATGCTGTTCCCGGAGCAACTCTATGCCTGACAACGTCAATCCCACACCGCCCCCACCCAGCAATCCGCCAAACGCGAAAGCACCAGTGAAAGCGAAGGCCGCCGAAGCGTCGAACCTCGGACACATCCCCATCACTGAAGAATTAGACAGTGCCAAGTGGACCCTGCCTCCCATTGTGCCGCTGCTCATAGCTGCGGTCGTTGTGGGAGTGCTGGTGGCCGTGGTCGCACTCTCAAACCGGACGAAGCCGAGCGCCGCTTTGGCCATTACCAAAGTGGTTTCTGCGGCGCAGGAAAGCAATACCATGGTGGCGATCCAGATCAAGCTGGACAATCAGGTGGAAGGCCCGCTGTGGATCAAGCAAATCCAGGCTGAGGTGGAGACGCCGGACGGCAAAAAATATAGCGACAACGCGGCTCCGGCTGTGGATGCGCCGCGTTACGTTGAGGCATTCCCGCCGCTCGCTGAGGCGAAGGCCGATTGGCTGAAAGAAGACCTGAAGATTCCCACCAAAACAAGCTTCAACGGCGTGGGTATTTTTTCTTTTCCCGTGGACAAGGCGGCATTCGACAAGCGCAAACAGGTAACGGTGCGAATCCAGCTTTATGACCGGCCAACCCTGGTAGCGGTCAACACGCCCACGCCGGCTCCCTGACGTTCCACAAAGCCCGTCGGACCTGAGGGCCCATTCGCAAAAATATCTTTTTTTGCCTAAGGGCATTTTTTCATTGACAAAACAAACATATGTAGTAGATTAACAGACGAGCATAGTAGTAACCATCAATATATGACTTTGCCAAAACTAACAAAGCTCGAATTGCAGATCATGGAAGCGTTGTGGACGCGCGGCGAGGCTTCCATCCGCGAGATACAGGAAAGCTTTCCGGAAAAGAAAAGACCTGCTTATACGACGATCCAGACCACGGTATACCGGCTGGAAGCGAAGAAAGCTGTTCGGCGGGTAAAGAAGGTAGGCAACTTCCACATCTTTGAAGCCGCGGTTTCCCGCAATGCGGCGCAGCGGCGGCTCATTGATGATTTGCTGGCGCTCTTTGGCGGGCGCACGCAGCCGGTGATGGCGCACCTGATTGAATCCGGCAAGCTGACGCTGGACGACGTGAAGGAAGCGGAGACCCTTTTGCGGCAACTGGAAAGAAAGGACAAATCAAAATGATCTTCCAAACTTTGTCCTCGCTGTGGACGGCCTTGTCCCCTGGTATTGGCAATCATTTGTGGCAATCAACACTGTTTGCCGCCGTCGCCGGATTGCTGACCCTCGCGCTGCGTAAGAACCATGCTCGCGCACGATACTGGCTGTGGCTGGCGGCGTCGTTGAAATTCCTGGTGCCGTTCTCTCTTCTCACCAGCCTTGGCAGCCGCATGGCGTGGTCACGCGGGTCCGCGGCGACCCAGGGATCTCTCTCTTTTGTGATCGAGCAGGTAAGCCAACCCTTCGCGCAGCAAGCAAATTCGCAGGCTACTTCCCAGACGTTGTTGGTGGGCCTTCCAGCGATTCTTATGGCCGCATGGTCCTGCGGATTCGTCGCAGTGTTGGTGGTATGGTTCGCGCGCTGGCGACGGGTTTCCTTGGGGATTAGAAACACTGCGCCGCTACGCGAAGGTCGCGAAGTGGAAGCCTTGCGTCGGCTGGAGCAAGCAGGAGGCATCCGAAGAACGATTGAAATCTTTTTGTCGCGTGCTTCACTGGAGCCGGGAATTCTCGGCATTGTGAAACCAGTTCTGCTGTGGCCTCATGGGATTTCAGACCGGCTGGGAGATGCGCATCTTGAAGCAATTCTGGCGCATGAAGTGTGGCATGTGCGCCGCAATGACAATCTGGCGGCAGCGGTCCACATGGTAGTGGAAGCTCTTTTTTGGTTTCATCCGCTGGTGTGGTGGCTGGGCGCGCGGATGGTGGATGAGCGCGAG from Terriglobia bacterium encodes the following:
- a CDS encoding efflux RND transporter periplasmic adaptor subunit, with the protein product MKTRDYILQTLLAALLLLAAGCSNKDAVQAAKPQQAAGAPVRVAMVASRTMPVELQAIGNVEAISAVTIKAQISGQLMRVHFKEGDFVKKGQLLFTIDRQPFEAALRQAEGTLAKDEAQALNSKLDAERYQGLGKQGIVSKQQVDAAGAAANAMAATVAADKAAVETAKINLEYTSIYSPINGRTGSVGVKEGNLVKANDVPILVTINQIEPIYVSFSIPEQQLAELKQYSNAKSLKVDAAPQGSSQHFQGRLTFIDSSVDLTTGTIKLKATFDNVAHVLWPGQFADVTLTLKSQPNAIVVPTAALQTSQNGTYVYVVDQDLTAKQQAVKVGWNVGEDTVIASGLQPGQRVVTDGQLRLTPGAKVDIKSGS
- a CDS encoding efflux RND transporter permease subunit, which translates into the protein MNTQLFIRRPITTTLIMAAILIFGVFAYRLLPVSDLPNVDFPTIQVSATLPGASPETMAAAVALPLEKQFSTIAGLDSMTSSSALGGTSITLQFTLDRNIDAAAQDVQAMIAKTASQLPPELPSPPSYQKVNPADQPVLYLALASPNMRLSDVDESAETTVAQRLSMVSGVAQVQVFGTQKYAVRAQLDPRALAARQIGIDEVASAITNANVNLPTGTLFGHSTSYTVQATGQLLEAKSYKPLIVAYRNGSPVRLDEVGHVFDSVENDKTASWFSGDRAIVLAIQRQPGTNTVEVVDSIKRLLPQMQQQMPAGIKLNILYDRSVSIRNSVNDVKFTLLLTIALVVMVIFLFLRNISATIIPSLALPMSIVGTFSAMYLLGYSLDNLSLMALTLTVGFVVDDAIVMLENIVRHMEMGKPPYQAAVEGAREIGFTIISMTISLAAVFIPVLFMGGIIGRLLHEFAVTIGVAILVSGFVSLTLTPMLCSRFLRNTHNDRHGYLYQKSEAVFDAMLHGYEWSLKKVMAHPRITMALSLVILVATAFLYMDIPKGFLPSEDQGQLFAFTEGIQGISFEDMMRHQQEAAKIVGQSPYVANYMSTVGGGGVNAALNSGRIFARLTDRKTRPHVDKIIEELRPKLAQIPGINVYLQNLPPIRIGGALTKSQYQFTLQSPDTNELYQYAPLLEQKLRGIAQLQDVTSDLQIKNPQVTVSINRDKAAALNVDPRTLEDALYSAYGARQISTIYAPNNQYKVIMELEPQYALDPSALGMLYVHSKTGQLVPMSALASFKKEVGPLTVNHLGQLPAVTVSFNLKPGVALGDAITAVNSAAAQILPSTITTSLQGTAQAFQSSFAGLGVLLMMAILVIYIVLGILYESFIHPITILSGLPSAGVGALLTLKLFHTELSIYAFVGVIMLVGLVKKNAIMMIDFALDAQREEGKSAMEAIYQGALVRFRPIMMTTMAALMGTLPIAMGFGAGAESRRPLGLAVVGGLIFSQTLTLYITPIYYVYLDKLGPGLKKLFGGKKTTKRVQERELEAVGG
- a CDS encoding TetR/AcrR family transcriptional regulator, encoding MPVRLSSLDRRRQILRTASGIFARRGYRGTTTREIAERAGINEALLFRHFPSKEKLYWTLIEELCSARGRRRNVSNILEAGGTDLEIFTAIAREMLVRNARDTELTRLLWFTALESHTLSQRFFRTFIAVYYEELAAYIRRRVREGAFRNVDPLLSARGFLGMVVYHFLVQELFGARKFQKFDPETVAATLAGIWLNGMQSGAAHVNSNGVAHARSNGHNGNQARAGKRSNNEN
- a CDS encoding M13 family metallopeptidase, translating into MKSRTKILSAARAAVCILVVLSLGFVFAWAYAPASADVPAKPVHGIAVANIDRSVQPGDDFYHYANGEWIKRTVIPPDRPGVGVFTALADLTNKRTAAIIEEAAKQKAAAGSDSRKIAGRQIADLYNAYMDEAGIEAKGLTPLKPHLEAIAAIKDKHELAHALGETLRADVDALNNTNFHTSNLFGLWVAPGFNDSEHYAAYLLQGGLVLPDREYYLSDAASMRDARTKYLAHMAAMLKLTGFDDTDARAKRIFDLEHAIAEKHLSLAENDDIHKANNTWKQADFAAKAPGLEWEEYFRGAGLSKQAEFTVWQPTAFTGESALVASVPLETWKDWLAYHLIEDYAAVLPKALADESFAFFGKTLFGTPQQRPRWQRGVAVVDRWLGDAVGKIYAERFFPPEAKAKAQEMVANITAAFRKRVEALPWMAPATKAEALEKLKSLYVGIGYPEHWHDYSGFEVKADDMFGNLWRGGLFEYHREVGRLGAQVDRKEWSMSPQTVNAVNLPLQNGLNFPAAILQPPFFDPKAPDAVNYGAIGTVIGHEISHTFDSEGSAFDSKGRVRNWWTESDLEHFNAATAKLAAQYDTYKPFPDLSINGKQTLAENIADVAGIAASYDGYRAAHGGKPGPEQQGFTGDQQFFIAFAQDYGSKVRDAALRAQVMGDSHSPGQYRAATVRNIDAWYDAFKVKPGQKLYLAPHDRVRIW